The sequence AAGGATCCCCAGCTGTGCAAGACCCTGCTGGCCCGCATCCACGCCGAACTGGACGGGGAACTCAGGTTCATGGAAGTGTGCGGAACGCATACGGTTTCCATTTTCCGCAGCGGAGTGCGCTCCCTGCTCTCCGACAAGGTCGTGCATCTCTCCGGCCCCGGTTGCCCGGTCTGCGTGACCCATGACAGCGAAGTCGCGGCCTTCCTCGAACTGGCCGGCAAGAACGCCATCATCACCACCTTCGGCGATCTGATGCGCGTGCCTGGTCCGGAAAAGAAAACTTTGAAGAGCGCCCAGGCCGAAGGCGCCCGCGTCAAGGTTGTCTACTCCCCCTTTGACGCCCTGAAGATCGCCCAGGACAACCCGCATGACAAGGTCGTTTTCCTGGGCGTTGGCTTCGAGACCACGGCTCCGGCCATCGCCGCCACGGTCAAGGTGGCCCGCGAGCAGGGCATCGGCAATTTTTCCGTTCTCTGCTTTCACAAGCTCGTTCCTCCGGCCCTGGACGCCCTGGTCGGCGACCCCGAGCTTCAGGTGCAGGCATTCTTGCTGCCCGGTCACGTCTCCGCCATAATCGGCGTGGAGCCGTACCGTTTCCTGGCTTCCAAACATGGCTTGCCGGCCGTGGTGGCGGGGTTCGAGCCCGTGGACATCCTGCAGGCCCTGTACATGTTCGTGACCATGCGTAACGAGGGCAAGGTCGAGGTCGTCAACGCCTATACCCGCGTCGTGTCCGACGAGGGCAACCCCAAGGCCGTGTCGATCATGAACGAGGTTTTTTCGTCCTGCGACGCCCTGTGGAGGGGCATCGGCCTTATTCCCGGCAGCGGGCTCACCATTCGCGACGAGTACGCTGATTATGACGCCATGCGCGTTTTCGACATGAAGCTGCACGATGTCCCGGAAATCAAGGGGTGCCGCTGCGGCGACGTGCTCAAGGGCAAGATGTCGCCGGAAAAATGCCCGCTTTTCGGCAAGGCCTGCACCCCTGCCTCCCCGGTGGGGCCGTGCATGGTCTCCACCGAAGGGTCGTGTGCGGCCTACTACAAATACAGGATTTAGCAGAGGCCGCCGCAAATTGATTCTGGACTGCGTTGCTCCCCGTTTTTGGAGGGCTCATGTAGTCGGCTACACATCGCCCTCCAAAAACGGCTCGCGCCTTGCCAGAATCAATTTTCGACGGTCTCCGGGATTTTTCATTTTAGACCAGTTTGCAATGGTGTCACGCAAGGGGGAAGCGAGTGGAAAGAGTTCTTCTTGATTACGGCAGTGGCGGCAAGGCTTCGCATCGGCTCATCGGCGAGCTTTTTCTCAAATATCTGGGCAACGAGGTTCTCGACCGTCTCGACGACGCGGCCCTCCTGCATGTCAGCAGCCCCATTTCCATGAGCACCGACACCTTCACCGTGGACCCCATCTTTTTTCCCGGCGGCGATATCGGATCCCTGGCCGTGCACGGAACGGTCAATGACGTGGCCATGCTTGGCGCGCGTCCGAAATACATGACCTGCGGATTCATCATCGAAGAAGGCCTGCCCATGGCCGATCTGGAGCGTATTGTTCAGTCCATGGGAGAGGCCGCCCGCGAAGCCGGCGTGCTGGTGGTCTCG is a genomic window of Desulfomicrobium baculatum DSM 4028 containing:
- the hypD gene encoding hydrogenase formation protein HypD, producing MNLFDNFKDPQLCKTLLARIHAELDGELRFMEVCGTHTVSIFRSGVRSLLSDKVVHLSGPGCPVCVTHDSEVAAFLELAGKNAIITTFGDLMRVPGPEKKTLKSAQAEGARVKVVYSPFDALKIAQDNPHDKVVFLGVGFETTAPAIAATVKVAREQGIGNFSVLCFHKLVPPALDALVGDPELQVQAFLLPGHVSAIIGVEPYRFLASKHGLPAVVAGFEPVDILQALYMFVTMRNEGKVEVVNAYTRVVSDEGNPKAVSIMNEVFSSCDALWRGIGLIPGSGLTIRDEYADYDAMRVFDMKLHDVPEIKGCRCGDVLKGKMSPEKCPLFGKACTPASPVGPCMVSTEGSCAAYYKYRI